Proteins encoded in a region of the Enterococcus gilvus ATCC BAA-350 genome:
- a CDS encoding Nif3-like dinuclear metal center hexameric protein — protein sequence MHMQGNKFIQRFNEYCPEWLAEDGDPVGLHIGTLDKEVDRIMMSLDVRPNVVEEAIAKKIDLLIVKHPPIFRPVSRLTTDEVQTKMYADLLKHDIAVYAAHTNMDIVSNGLNDWFCEALDVFNTSHLVQTHTISMKKMAVYVPQENAKEMRRALAEAGAGEQGNYQATSFTVNGTGRFTPTEEANPAIGSKNVPEQVQESKIEVIFPETRQAAVEQAMLAAHPYEEPAYDIYSLDNLTEKFGIGRIGELKEALPTEDFIEKVKETFQLDGLRVVYPHTEKKTIKRVAICGGSGEKFYRDALAAKADVYITGDVYYHTAHDMQETGMLVIDPGHYIESLCKEKMVALFEQWKNEEEWTVDFFVSETSTNPFSFK from the coding sequence TTGCACATGCAGGGAAATAAATTTATTCAACGATTCAACGAGTATTGTCCTGAGTGGTTAGCTGAAGATGGCGATCCTGTTGGCTTGCATATCGGCACCTTAGATAAAGAAGTCGATCGTATTATGATGAGTCTGGATGTTCGTCCAAATGTTGTTGAAGAGGCAATCGCTAAAAAAATTGATCTGTTGATCGTGAAGCACCCTCCGATATTTCGTCCAGTTTCTCGCTTGACGACGGATGAGGTGCAAACGAAGATGTATGCAGATTTACTTAAGCATGACATCGCAGTCTATGCGGCACATACCAATATGGATATTGTTTCTAATGGATTGAATGATTGGTTTTGCGAAGCCTTGGATGTTTTCAATACGAGTCATTTGGTCCAAACGCACACGATCTCCATGAAAAAAATGGCTGTTTATGTTCCGCAAGAAAACGCAAAAGAAATGCGTCGAGCATTAGCTGAAGCTGGTGCGGGGGAACAAGGGAATTATCAAGCAACCTCGTTTACAGTAAATGGGACAGGTCGTTTTACACCAACGGAGGAAGCGAACCCGGCAATTGGATCGAAAAACGTGCCGGAACAGGTTCAGGAAAGTAAAATCGAAGTTATTTTTCCTGAAACGAGACAAGCAGCGGTTGAACAAGCAATGCTCGCTGCGCACCCCTACGAAGAACCGGCTTATGATATCTACTCGTTAGATAATCTCACCGAGAAATTTGGGATCGGCCGAATTGGTGAGTTGAAAGAAGCACTACCGACGGAAGATTTCATTGAGAAGGTAAAAGAAACATTTCAATTGGACGGATTACGGGTCGTTTATCCTCATACGGAGAAGAAAACAATCAAGCGAGTGGCTATTTGTGGCGGAAGCGGTGAAAAATTTTATCGCGATGCTTTGGCTGCGAAAGCGGATGTTTACATTACTGGAGATGTCTATTACCATACCGCGCATGATATGCAGGAAACAGGGATGCTGGTGATTGATCCGGGCCATTATATTGAGTCATTGTGCAAAGAAAAGATGGTGGCTCTATTTGAACAATGGAAAAATGAAGAAGAATGGACAGTCGATTTCTTCGTGTCTGAGACGTCCACGAATCCTTTTTCATTTAAATAA
- a CDS encoding tRNA (adenine(22)-N(1))-methyltransferase translates to MNAKDLSLRLQKAAEFVPQNARLADIGSDHAYLPVALMLQNKISYGIAGEVVVGPYKSAQKQVAKNGLENKIDVRLADGLEAVKLEDHVSAITICGMGGVLIRDILQRGKEKNRLSGEERLILQPNVGERQLRKWLVDEKYTITDESILEENQKVYEIIVAEKKETIPEYTEKELFFGPILLREENEVFLEKWQYKLSKSERILNSLHQSDQDVAEKIREVAQEIEWIKEVLAHAGK, encoded by the coding sequence ATGAACGCGAAAGATTTATCCCTTCGTTTACAAAAAGCGGCGGAATTTGTTCCGCAAAATGCCCGATTAGCCGATATCGGCTCGGACCATGCCTACCTTCCAGTGGCGCTGATGCTTCAAAATAAAATTTCTTATGGTATTGCCGGGGAAGTGGTTGTAGGTCCCTATAAATCCGCTCAGAAGCAAGTAGCAAAAAACGGATTAGAAAATAAAATTGATGTCCGACTTGCAGATGGACTGGAAGCCGTAAAACTGGAAGACCATGTTTCAGCTATTACTATCTGCGGTATGGGCGGTGTATTGATCCGCGATATTTTACAACGGGGAAAAGAAAAAAATCGTTTATCTGGAGAAGAACGACTGATCTTGCAGCCAAATGTTGGTGAACGTCAATTACGAAAATGGTTAGTAGATGAGAAATATACGATTACTGACGAGTCGATCCTCGAGGAAAATCAGAAGGTCTATGAGATAATCGTCGCAGAAAAGAAAGAAACCATTCCAGAGTACACGGAAAAAGAGTTGTTCTTTGGGCCGATTTTGTTGAGAGAAGAAAATGAAGTATTTCTAGAAAAATGGCAATATAAATTATCTAAGAGTGAGAGAATTTTGAACAGCTTACATCAAAGTGATCAAGATGTAGCCGAGAAAATCCGTGAAGTCGCACAAGAAATCGAATGGATCAAGGAGGTACTTGCACATGCAGGGAAATAA
- the dnaI gene encoding primosomal protein DnaI, translating to MEDVGKELNRIIRSRGVDGRYRQMMEEVLADPDVRQFIEEHKEKLTQEDIEKSFAKLYEFVQEKKKFLASDPTMIAPGYEPQLSLNFHFIDVTYVPTDELLRLKREEEIRNRVNSLDMPKDIRKASIRTFEVTSGRSEALEASLDFINQYEGSPKSFHKALYLVGTFGVGKTYLLGAVAHELAVKGFETTLLHFPTFAGEMKQAISNDKVGPKLNEVKRAPILMIDDIGADSMSAWIRDEVLGVILQHRMQEQLPTFFSSNFNMDELEEHLSVTQRGDEEPLKAKRIMERIRYLSKEIFVIGENRRNG from the coding sequence ATGGAAGATGTAGGAAAAGAATTGAATCGCATCATTAGAAGCCGCGGAGTTGATGGCCGTTACCGTCAAATGATGGAAGAAGTTTTGGCTGATCCGGATGTTCGTCAATTTATTGAAGAACACAAAGAAAAATTAACGCAAGAGGACATTGAAAAATCTTTTGCAAAGCTTTACGAGTTTGTTCAAGAAAAGAAAAAATTCTTGGCCTCTGATCCAACCATGATCGCACCAGGCTACGAACCGCAATTAAGCTTGAATTTTCATTTTATTGACGTTACTTATGTACCTACCGATGAGTTGTTGCGTTTGAAGCGCGAGGAGGAAATCCGTAATCGAGTGAATTCTTTGGATATGCCTAAAGATATTCGTAAAGCCTCTATCCGTACTTTTGAAGTCACTTCAGGACGAAGCGAAGCGCTGGAGGCTTCCTTAGATTTTATAAATCAGTATGAGGGCAGCCCTAAGTCGTTTCATAAAGCGTTGTATTTAGTGGGGACATTTGGTGTAGGGAAAACCTACTTGTTAGGAGCCGTGGCCCATGAACTGGCTGTCAAAGGATTCGAAACCACGCTGTTACATTTTCCAACCTTTGCTGGAGAAATGAAACAAGCAATTTCAAACGATAAAGTGGGCCCTAAATTGAATGAAGTGAAGCGTGCGCCAATTTTGATGATTGATGACATTGGTGCCGATTCTATGAGTGCTTGGATTCGTGACGAAGTTCTAGGTGTTATTTTGCAGCACCGTATGCAAGAACAGCTCCCAACATTCTTTTCTTCAAATTTCAATATGGATGAGTTGGAAGAACATTTGTCTGTTACACAACGCGGGGATGAAGAGCCGTTAAAGGCCAAAAGAATCATGGAACGTATTCGTTATTTGAGTAAGGAAATATTCGTGATTGGTGAAAACCGTCGAAATGGTTAA
- a CDS encoding DnaD domain protein — MAEELKPSTFYTVFGEPQLDQSKQEALLYLYQPIIGSAALSLYLTLASDITIEGKSPSLMHTDLLAAVDTGLMNLIKAREQLEGIGLLDTYQQTDDEIGLSLLYHLRTPMYPVKFFQDPLMGYLLLEKIGTRRYERLVERFKPKDFDTTTAKNVTKRFRDVYRFDEKIFDSQSELLEKTQDDFSDSRDFDWSLFSQQLKRFNLILSVDEREKLQTFQTLYGLGELDLAEYVAKAAAGEKTGVNFTYLRQLINKEKRPIIPTASPEAVTENKETTGTFSPQELEIITQSKKIAPVTFLRAIKREKGGFETNTEVRLLEELIGRNLLPKSVINIIINYILVIQNQAVINANYLNAIANDWAQKKITTPEAAIAHVRQNNQKLVRKTQPSRSNYQKRGAGRKEALPEHIKQPPKETKLTPEKEAELNRKLAEYLSKEGDD; from the coding sequence GTGGCAGAAGAACTAAAACCCAGCACCTTTTACACGGTCTTTGGAGAGCCACAGCTTGATCAAAGTAAGCAAGAGGCGTTGCTTTATTTGTATCAGCCGATCATTGGCAGCGCCGCATTAAGTCTCTATTTAACCTTAGCAAGTGACATTACCATCGAAGGAAAAAGTCCTAGTTTGATGCATACAGACTTGCTGGCTGCTGTCGATACTGGACTGATGAATTTGATCAAGGCACGAGAACAGCTTGAAGGAATAGGTCTGTTAGACACGTACCAGCAAACGGATGATGAGATAGGATTGAGTCTGCTGTATCATTTAAGGACCCCGATGTACCCAGTTAAATTTTTCCAAGATCCATTAATGGGTTATTTATTATTAGAAAAAATTGGTACGCGACGGTATGAACGGTTGGTGGAGCGTTTCAAGCCAAAGGATTTTGACACAACCACTGCTAAAAATGTCACGAAGCGTTTTCGCGATGTTTACCGTTTTGATGAGAAAATCTTTGACAGCCAGAGTGAGCTGCTGGAAAAAACACAGGATGATTTTTCAGATTCCAGAGACTTTGATTGGTCATTGTTTAGCCAACAATTGAAACGATTCAATCTTATTTTATCTGTTGATGAACGTGAAAAATTACAGACCTTCCAGACTCTTTATGGTTTGGGGGAACTGGACCTTGCAGAATATGTTGCCAAAGCTGCGGCGGGTGAGAAGACAGGCGTTAATTTTACTTATTTGCGACAATTGATCAATAAAGAGAAGCGGCCGATTATTCCTACTGCTTCACCGGAAGCTGTTACTGAAAATAAAGAGACAACGGGGACTTTTTCACCGCAAGAGTTAGAAATTATTACACAAAGCAAAAAAATCGCGCCGGTCACTTTCTTAAGAGCGATAAAAAGAGAAAAAGGCGGATTTGAAACAAATACGGAAGTTCGATTGCTAGAGGAATTGATCGGTAGAAATTTACTCCCTAAGAGCGTCATCAATATCATCATCAATTATATTTTAGTGATCCAAAATCAAGCTGTAATCAATGCGAATTATTTAAATGCGATCGCCAACGATTGGGCGCAAAAGAAAATCACAACGCCGGAAGCAGCAATCGCGCATGTCCGACAGAACAATCAAAAATTGGTTCGTAAGACTCAACCCTCGCGTTCAAATTACCAAAAGCGTGGAGCGGGTCGTAAAGAGGCATTGCCGGAACATATCAAGCAACCGCCAAAAGAAACAAAATTGACGCCAGAAAAAGAAGCGGAATTGAACCGTAAATTAGCAGAATATTTGAGTAAAGAAGGTGACGATTGA
- the nrdR gene encoding transcriptional regulator NrdR — protein sequence MRCPRCNHNNSRVIDSRQTDDGRAIRRRRECESCGFRFTTFERIEAAPLLVVKRNGDREEFSRDKILRGLIRSAEKRPVAMEQMEQIVDHVENRVRSMGENEVPTSQVGEFVMEDLMEVDEIAYIRFASVYRQFKDMSVFLKELQEIVDKAKSTDEE from the coding sequence ATGCGTTGTCCAAGATGTAATCATAATAATTCTCGAGTGATCGATAGTCGACAAACTGATGACGGACGAGCGATTCGCCGTAGAAGAGAGTGCGAAAGCTGTGGGTTTCGGTTTACAACCTTTGAGCGGATCGAAGCAGCTCCTTTATTAGTTGTTAAGCGAAACGGGGATCGTGAAGAGTTCAGCCGTGATAAAATTTTACGCGGATTGATCCGTTCGGCGGAAAAACGCCCAGTCGCGATGGAACAAATGGAACAAATCGTTGATCACGTGGAAAATCGGGTCCGCAGCATGGGAGAAAATGAAGTTCCAACGAGTCAGGTTGGCGAATTTGTCATGGAAGATTTGATGGAAGTGGATGAAATTGCGTATATACGTTTTGCAAGTGTATATCGACAATTTAAAGATATGTCTGTGTTCTTGAAGGAATTACAGGAGATCGTTGATAAAGCGAAATCAACGGATGAAGAGTAG
- the coaE gene encoding dephospho-CoA kinase (Dephospho-CoA kinase (CoaE) performs the final step in coenzyme A biosynthesis.), translating into MSFVLGITGGIASGKSTVVTLFKEQGFPVVDGDIVAREVVEPDTEGLHALKKVFGSEIIKENGALDRKRLGTIVFQDEEQRNLLNRTLDSFIRKEITKQTEEAKRVSPLVIVDIPLLYEGKYEAMMDQVAVVYVTPEIQLQRLMMRNDFSEKEALERINSQLSLEEKRKRADVVIDNCSSKETTQRQVLDWLKKNKFVS; encoded by the coding sequence ATGAGCTTTGTTTTAGGCATTACTGGAGGAATCGCTAGTGGAAAATCGACGGTGGTAACTCTTTTTAAAGAGCAAGGATTCCCTGTTGTCGACGGGGATATTGTTGCTAGAGAAGTGGTTGAACCGGATACGGAAGGACTTCATGCTCTAAAAAAAGTTTTCGGCTCGGAAATCATCAAAGAAAATGGCGCGCTAGATCGAAAAAGATTAGGAACGATTGTTTTTCAAGATGAAGAGCAGAGAAACCTGTTGAATCGAACATTAGATTCCTTTATTCGGAAGGAAATTACGAAACAAACAGAAGAGGCTAAGCGCGTAAGCCCCCTTGTGATCGTGGACATTCCTTTATTATATGAAGGAAAGTATGAAGCGATGATGGATCAGGTCGCGGTAGTGTATGTCACTCCAGAAATACAATTGCAACGGTTGATGATGAGAAATGATTTTTCAGAAAAAGAAGCCTTGGAACGAATCAACAGTCAGCTTTCTTTAGAAGAAAAGAGAAAACGAGCAGATGTGGTCATTGATAATTGTTCCTCGAAAGAAACAACGCAGCGGCAAGTCCTTGATTGGCTAAAAAAAAATAAATTTGTTTCTTAA
- the mutM gene encoding DNA-formamidopyrimidine glycosylase, whose product MPELPEVETVRKGLVSLVKGKTIAKVDVYWPRIVEFPEVEIFQQQLIGESIETVERRGKYLIFQFTHYEMVSHLRMEGKYEYFKQPTPLDKHSHVRFIFSDGSELVYHDVRKFGRMALLKKGTAKEYKGLAQLGPEPTDEDFDLALFKQQLKKSSTMIKPLLLNQKVVAGLGNIYVDEVLWLAKIHPEQPANTLSAQSVRRLREASIEVIGKAKEAGGTTIRTYLNALGEAGHFQQELHVYGQTGMPCSRCGTPIIKIKVAQRGTHLCPHCQKLKKV is encoded by the coding sequence ATGCCAGAATTGCCAGAAGTTGAAACAGTAAGGAAGGGGCTAGTTTCTTTAGTCAAAGGAAAGACGATCGCAAAGGTCGATGTTTATTGGCCAAGAATCGTTGAATTCCCAGAAGTAGAAATTTTCCAGCAGCAGTTGATCGGGGAGTCCATTGAAACTGTCGAACGTCGGGGGAAGTATTTAATTTTTCAGTTTACTCATTATGAAATGGTTTCCCATTTAAGAATGGAAGGCAAATATGAATACTTTAAACAGCCGACGCCATTAGATAAGCACAGCCATGTACGCTTTATTTTTTCAGATGGGTCAGAACTGGTCTATCATGACGTTCGAAAATTTGGCCGAATGGCGCTGCTAAAAAAAGGGACAGCCAAGGAGTACAAAGGTTTGGCCCAATTGGGACCGGAGCCGACAGATGAAGACTTCGATCTAGCGCTTTTTAAACAGCAGTTAAAAAAATCCTCAACCATGATCAAGCCATTATTATTAAATCAAAAAGTGGTGGCAGGTTTAGGGAATATTTACGTGGATGAAGTGTTATGGCTGGCAAAGATTCATCCAGAGCAGCCTGCTAATACATTAAGTGCGCAATCTGTTCGTCGTTTACGAGAAGCCAGCATTGAAGTGATTGGAAAAGCCAAAGAAGCAGGCGGCACCACTATTCGGACGTATTTGAATGCGCTGGGAGAAGCAGGTCATTTCCAACAAGAGCTGCATGTCTATGGACAAACGGGGATGCCTTGCTCTCGTTGCGGCACACCAATTATAAAGATCAAAGTTGCTCAGAGAGGAACGCATCTCTGCCCACATTGTCAAAAATTGAAGAAGGTGTAA
- the polA gene encoding DNA polymerase I — protein MSEKKLLLVDGNSVAFRAFFALHNSLERFKNKNGLHTNAIYAFNNMFENVMDREKPTHVLVAFDAGNTTFRTAMYSDYKGGRSKTPGEFREQMPYLRELLVGLGVKHYELDNYEADDIIGTLAHRAAEEGFDVVVLSGDRDLTQLTTDKIKVDITVKGVSEIESYTPEHVAEKYDGLTPHQIIDMKGLAGDTSDNYPGVTKVGEKTAIKLLKQFGSVEGVYENIDELKKSKMKENLINDKDQAFLSKELATIKLDAPVDVSIDDLAYNGKDLDKLIPFFKEMDFKGFLSKLNVEEEEVELEDIKFEVVDEFTEEMFTADSALYVEMLEENYHLSDIVGVAWGTKEKIYVTDELALFESDVFKKWLETANGKKVYDAKRTYVALNRYITKTEGINFDVLLAAYLLDTNDNSNDIAGVAQYYGYTEIQTDEQIYGKGAKKGLPEDREVFFGHLARKIKAIHFLNDKLEKELEEKKQDDLFYQMELPLSRILAEMEITGITVDAQRLQSMRGEFSKRLQEIEKKIYQDAGEEFNINSPKQLGVILFEKMNLPVIKKTKTGYSTAVDVLEQLREQAPIVEHILNYRQIAKIQSTYVEGLLKVIQSDNKIHTRYIQTLTQTGRLSSVDPNLQNIPIRLEEGRKIRQAFVPRDENWLIYSSDYSQIELRVLAHISGDEHLKQAFRDGMDIHTSTAMRVFNVSEDEVTPNMRRNAKAVNFGIVYGISDYGLSQNLGITRKAAQEYIDTYFENYPDVKRYMEESVREAKDKGYAATLYNRRRYLPDINARNFNLRSFAERTAINTPIQGSAADILKLAMIEMAKRLKEEKLQATMLLQVHDELVFEVPESELEQLDALVKEVMENTVQLDVPLLTDSNWGKTWYEAK, from the coding sequence ATGAGTGAAAAGAAATTATTATTAGTAGACGGCAATAGTGTTGCGTTTCGTGCCTTCTTTGCTTTACACAATTCTTTGGAGCGTTTTAAAAATAAGAATGGGTTGCACACGAATGCGATCTACGCGTTTAACAACATGTTTGAAAATGTAATGGATCGAGAAAAACCGACACATGTACTAGTAGCTTTTGATGCGGGAAACACGACGTTCCGTACAGCTATGTACTCTGACTACAAGGGTGGGCGATCAAAAACACCGGGAGAATTCCGAGAACAGATGCCCTATTTACGTGAATTATTAGTAGGCTTAGGAGTAAAGCACTACGAGCTCGATAATTATGAAGCGGACGATATTATTGGCACACTCGCGCATCGCGCAGCCGAAGAGGGATTTGACGTAGTTGTCCTATCTGGTGACCGCGATTTGACTCAGTTAACGACGGATAAGATCAAAGTAGATATCACTGTTAAAGGGGTAAGTGAAATCGAATCCTACACGCCTGAGCATGTAGCTGAAAAATATGATGGATTAACGCCTCATCAAATTATCGATATGAAGGGCTTAGCGGGAGATACTTCCGATAATTACCCTGGTGTAACGAAGGTTGGAGAAAAGACAGCGATCAAGTTGTTGAAGCAGTTCGGTAGTGTTGAAGGCGTTTATGAAAATATTGACGAATTGAAGAAAAGTAAAATGAAAGAAAATTTGATCAATGACAAGGATCAGGCGTTTCTTTCTAAAGAATTAGCGACCATCAAACTAGATGCACCTGTGGATGTTTCGATTGATGATTTAGCGTACAACGGGAAAGATTTAGACAAGTTGATCCCATTCTTCAAGGAAATGGATTTTAAAGGCTTTTTGAGCAAATTAAATGTTGAAGAAGAAGAAGTTGAATTAGAGGACATAAAGTTTGAAGTGGTTGATGAATTTACAGAAGAGATGTTCACAGCTGATTCAGCTTTGTATGTAGAAATGTTAGAAGAGAATTATCATCTATCGGATATTGTAGGTGTTGCTTGGGGAACCAAAGAAAAAATATATGTGACCGACGAGTTGGCGCTTTTTGAGAGCGATGTGTTTAAAAAATGGCTGGAAACTGCAAATGGTAAAAAAGTTTATGACGCAAAACGCACGTATGTTGCATTAAATCGTTACATTACTAAAACAGAAGGAATCAATTTTGATGTTTTACTAGCGGCGTATCTTTTAGATACCAACGATAATAGCAATGACATCGCAGGAGTCGCTCAATATTATGGCTATACTGAGATCCAAACAGACGAACAGATATACGGAAAAGGCGCTAAAAAAGGTCTCCCTGAAGATCGTGAAGTCTTCTTTGGACATTTGGCACGGAAAATCAAAGCGATCCATTTCTTAAATGATAAATTGGAAAAAGAATTGGAAGAAAAGAAACAGGATGATCTGTTTTATCAAATGGAACTGCCGCTTTCACGTATTTTGGCTGAAATGGAAATTACAGGGATCACTGTTGACGCACAACGGTTGCAATCGATGCGTGGGGAGTTCTCCAAACGTTTGCAAGAGATCGAAAAAAAGATTTATCAAGATGCGGGAGAAGAATTCAATATTAATTCACCGAAACAGCTGGGCGTTATTTTGTTCGAAAAAATGAATCTGCCAGTAATCAAAAAAACAAAGACCGGTTATTCCACAGCAGTCGATGTGTTGGAACAATTACGGGAGCAAGCGCCAATTGTGGAGCATATTTTAAACTATCGTCAGATTGCTAAGATTCAATCAACTTATGTAGAGGGTCTTTTGAAAGTGATTCAAAGCGACAACAAGATCCATACTCGTTATATTCAGACATTAACGCAAACGGGACGATTGAGTTCAGTTGATCCGAACTTACAAAATATCCCGATCCGTTTAGAAGAAGGAAGAAAAATTCGTCAAGCGTTTGTGCCGCGAGATGAAAACTGGTTGATTTATTCTTCTGACTACTCTCAGATCGAGTTACGCGTTTTGGCACATATTTCTGGAGATGAACATTTGAAGCAAGCCTTCCGTGACGGAATGGATATTCACACGAGTACCGCGATGCGTGTCTTCAATGTTTCTGAAGATGAGGTAACACCGAATATGCGCCGCAATGCAAAAGCAGTGAACTTCGGTATCGTTTATGGGATCTCTGATTACGGCTTGTCACAAAATTTAGGAATCACCAGAAAAGCAGCTCAAGAATATATCGATACGTATTTCGAAAATTATCCAGATGTAAAACGGTACATGGAAGAAAGTGTTCGAGAAGCAAAAGATAAAGGCTATGCGGCTACCTTATACAATCGCCGACGGTATTTACCAGACATTAATGCCCGCAACTTCAATCTTAGGTCCTTCGCTGAGCGAACGGCGATCAACACACCGATCCAAGGAAGTGCTGCAGATATTTTGAAGTTGGCAATGATCGAAATGGCAAAACGTTTGAAAGAAGAAAAATTGCAAGCAACGATGCTGTTGCAAGTGCACGATGAATTGGTATTTGAAGTCCCTGAGAGTGAATTAGAACAGTTAGACGCACTCGTAAAAGAAGTGATGGAAAATACTGTCCAATTAGATGTGCCGCTTTTGACGGACAGCAATTGGGGCAAAACATGGTATGAAGCAAAATAG